The DNA region CAATCTCAGGGCTTAAATCCGGAGCTGACCAGCCCAGCCAACGACACACGACCAAAGCCGTAAACACCAGCATCACAATTGGACGCCAGCAACGTTGCAACCAGCTCTCTCCCTTGGCTTCAGCCTGAATAACACCAGCCTGCTTTGCCAGTTCGTCCAGCTCGCCATTGATCATCATCTCAGCCAGA from Endozoicomonas sp. NE40 includes:
- a CDS encoding 3TM-type holin gives rise to the protein MSWAATIPLLGKVIDKVFPDAENRDQVKVILAEMMINGELDELAKQAGVIQAEAKGESWLQRCWRPIVMLVFTALVVCRWLGWSAPDLSPEIELKLFNIIQLGIGGYIASRGLEKVARTWKG